The DNA region CTATGGCTGCTGATAAGAGGTGGAAAGACGAAGGAATAAAAAACGATAGGCTGATATCGTGTAGGTGCTGTAGCTCGCGTTCAGTCGCTACGATTTATGTGCAAACCATTGGGTTAATTCAAAAAATGAAAAAGTTTGTCTTGTTAACAGCTGCGGTTATTTCTCTAATGGGGTGCTCAGTACCTGTGGAAATGGAGACTGAGCCTACTGAAGAGTTGAACATTGAAAATGCCGGTATTCGAGACTTACTCAAGATCATTCAGGACAATCCCTCTTCCCTTGGGTTTAGAGAAGCTCTCGACAAATACTTCATCATGACAAATAGTGATGATTATAGTCACGTCCCTTTTCACAAAAGCTTGGATATCAGGATTCTTGAGAATGACTCCGTGATACTTTATGGTTCAAGATACCACTTGGATTCAGTAAGATTAAAGTGTTTCGAGTACCTCACATTTCAAGGGCCATGGAAAGAGCATAAATCCATTGAGCATAAATTTGAATCTCATTTAAGCAGTGAAAATCTGTACTATACAAGAGGCCTTATTCATATCTCAGTTGAGGGTGATCCAATAATGTACGACAATGTCCAAGCCGTTTTGATCGAAGTTTCAAAGGCAATTGATGATTACAAAGAAAATCTGGGAAATGTTTGGTTTGAAAAAGAATCGGAAGAGCTTGCTGAGCGGGAGTCTTACCTTATCGATAGTCTAGTGGGAATTCGACTGCAGGTATTGCGCTTTCCTTATGGATACCCGGATGGAGGAATGATTGATGAAAGAACGAAAAAGTACTAACTCAACATTGTATCGGAAGGCATAGCTTCCCGCCGTCAGCCGGGATAAACATAGACTGAGGGTCAGTTCCCTCCTGTTCTTCATTCCATTCCCTACCCTACTTTTCCGTTCTTATACAACACTGCGATTGCGCAAAGCGGTTTTTCCTATTTTTGGAAATGGCTACAGCCGCATATAAGGAAGTGGCATTTTTGCGCCTGATTATAGAATGAAGATATTTCCGGAAACAGAATTGAATTTTAAACTGAACGACGGTCAGGACGAAACATTGGATAGACTAAAGCGAAGAACAGACTACTCTGCAAATCTGACGTCTCAATACACCGACAAGTCATTTCGCGGGAAAATTGTTGGGACAAGATTTCAAATCATCTCCTCCGATATCGGACGTGGCGCCTTCTGCGTATTGACCGGTGAAATTTCTTCTGACACCGGAAAGGTAAAAGTTGAAATTCACAAGGTGTTTAAAGTTCTTTTGAGCATTATCTTGCTATTTCCTGTAATTGGACTCACCATAACGTTGGCAAATGGAACAGAAGATTTTTCTCCATTATTCATGGTCGGCGTGGTTCTACAGATATTATTCATCAGATTTGTTTTCATAGGACTTGCGTTTAGATTTCTATCTAAGTCAAGCCTGAACAGACTGCGCGATGTATTGGATATAGAATGGAAAAAAAACTAGACACGACGATACCTTTGGAAACATGCTCTTCGGGTAGTGGTTCTTAGATTAGGCTTGGCAAACAATAGAGAATGGGAGAAATAGAGTTTATAAATAAAGCGGAAAAGCACATCGTTCAGAAGGACGTTGTGAAAGTTGAGCGCGAGTTTGAAGGAGAGGATTTAGGTATATATGGTTTTTTATTGGGTGCTTCATCGCAATTGCTATTTGTTCAAGTTGATTATGATTTTCAATTAGATGGGTATGCAATCATTCCAGCCTTTACTGTGTCCAAATTGAGATGTAACAAAACGGATAGATTTCATAAGGAAGTACTTAAAAAAGAAGGGATATTTGAGCGTGATTATGGATGTGACTCTTCGATTGATTTAACTGATTGGCCTTCCGTTTTCAAGTCTCTGAAGGCTATTGGACACATAGTTTCCATAGAAGATGAAGAAGCCGAAGAAACTGACTTCGTGATTGGACGAATAGTAAGGGTGAATAAGAAATCTGTTTCAATCCAATATTTTGACGGTTTAGGTCAATTAGACTCTGAAACAACGAGGGTATACTATGAGAATATTACGATTGTGAATTTTAATACTCGCTATATCAGAACTTACTCCAAGTATTTAAAAGAACCAAAAAAGAAAGACGTATGACAGCATTCTGTGTAGTACATACGCTGAGGGATACGCCCCCATTCGCTTGCCTTTGGGTGGCATAAAAAAAATGAATCGACTAATTCATATACTTGCCATGCTAATGGGGCTTGTGCTTTTATCTTGTGATAGAGACATTCCATTTGAAAAAAACAAATGGGTTGAACACGCTGATAGGTTTTATCCTTATAGAAATTTAATGGTTGAAGACTTGCTTGAGTCAGAAGAATTTAAAGGAAAAAGTCTCAAAGAAGTTTTCGAGATTCTCGGCACACACGATGATTGGTGCGACCACACTATGTACGAATTGAAATACCAAATTTTGGTAGGTTACGGTTCAGACAGTGCACCGATTCATACGAAGTATTTGGTATTTGAACTGAACCCTGCTGACACCTTGATTGATTCTAATACAGTGGTTACGAATATCAGAGTTGACGAATGGAAAAAATAAAGAAACGGCGCCAAGATCACCTATGCCGGATACGAAGCATAACCGTGGTGTTTGCAACCATCTAAAACAGAACATGAATCACTTAGTTAACCTTTTGGTAGTGCTACTTATCTCTACCACAGCTTACGGACAGGAATACAAATCAGACTTTGAAAAGTATTGCCAAGAAGGCGATACCGTTAAGCAGATTGAAGTCCTTAAAAAGTGGGAGTCGGAAGAACCGAATAATCCTGAGTTGTATACAAGCTATTTCAATTACTATTTTCAGAAATCGAGACAGGACATTGTTTCCATGATGATGGAGGCTCCGCAAGGCAATAGTCTTGCTATACAAGATAGCACGGGAAAAACAGCGGGATATATTGGAAGCGATCTGTATTTTGATCCTGAGACTTTCAAGAAAGGCCTTGACAAGATTGATAAAGGAATAGAGCTCTACCCAAATCGATTGGACATGAGGTTTGGCAAAATCTATGCGCTGGGACAAGCCCGGGATTGGAGTTCGTTTACGGACGAAATTCTAAGAACCATCCAATACTCGAATGAAAATGACAACCAATGGACATGGACCAACAATGAAAAG from Cryomorphaceae bacterium 1068 includes:
- a CDS encoding tetratricopeptide repeat protein, producing MNHLVNLLVVLLISTTAYGQEYKSDFEKYCQEGDTVKQIEVLKKWESEEPNNPELYTSYFNYYFQKSRQDIVSMMMEAPQGNSLAIQDSTGKTAGYIGSDLYFDPETFKKGLDKIDKGIELYPNRLDMRFGKIYALGQARDWSSFTDEILRTIQYSNENDNQWTWTNNEKKENGKDFLLSSIQTYQLNLYNTGSDDLLINMRTIAQEILMYYPNHIESLSNLSITYLLTGEYDKGIAPLLKAEKIDPEDIIVLANIAHGYSLKGDSATAIEYYRKVIQYGDESTKAHAKQQIEELEK